The proteins below are encoded in one region of Styela clava chromosome 4, kaStyClav1.hap1.2, whole genome shotgun sequence:
- the LOC120326478 gene encoding uncharacterized protein LOC120326478 has product MKILWLTIILGLLAVTQASDSGPDNPPAIGEDGGADDAGQDDAEGGDTDSNGQAVYSSVKAPSGGEAAKDSPGAKSFRVRGKRPPLCPDDRYVKWQPFCPKPEKKCYYRFCLYKAKCAYYKGFYFYLYRPLYFWGYPCQRQGSPCKNDVYGGYQYNCYCRTYWKWVERRRWFYQDICGKTTYYLKYVYIRVPWGCYCQGSKSYYIPPYKPGHGGPRDDGPW; this is encoded by the exons ATGAAGATCCTATGGTTGACAATCATCCTCGGATTGTTGGCTGTAACGCAGGCGTCTGATTCTGGGCCGGATAATCCGCCCGCAATAGGGGAGGATGGTGGAGCAGATGATGCTGGTCAAGACGATGCAGAAGGGGGAGATACTGATTCTAATGGTCAAGCGGTTTATTCTAGTGTGAAGGCTCCCTCCGGGGGCGAAGCAGCGAAGGATTCGCCAGGCGCAAAAAGTTTCAGAGTCAGAGGAAAAAGACCACCTTTGTGTCCTGATGACAG atacgtGAAATGGCAACCGTTTTGTCCCAAACCAGAAAAGAAGTGTTATTACCGATTTTGTCTGTACAAGGCCAAGTGTGCTTACTATAAGGGATTTTACTTTTACCTTTATAGACCACTTTATTTCTGGGGATATCCGTGCCA GAGACAAGGCTCACCATGCAAGAATGACGTTTATGGTGGATATCAGTATAATTGTTACTGTAGGACGTATTGGAAATGGGTAGAAAGAAGACGATGGTTTTATCAGGATATTTGTGGGAAAACAACCTACTATCTGAAATACGTTTACATCAGG GTTCCGTGGGGATGCTATTGCCAAGGATCCAAATCCTACTACATTCCGCCATACAAGCCTGGGCATGGTGGGCCTCGCGACGATGGACCCTGGTAA